The following are from one region of the Quercus robur chromosome 1, dhQueRobu3.1, whole genome shotgun sequence genome:
- the LOC126688573 gene encoding uncharacterized protein LOC126688573, with protein MHTDLTFTLELVEELGRLKLANALAEAVDIDRQAPVRGGQRGGSRGGGHRGGGQAGRSRTTESAPIYEEGNEEGVEEAWLGTDWVLSDDDGRTPRCTPGDGAGPSHSVDHQGTVPAHTTSHGASTDFEGPPRMSPPVFSGSAHDGGCIFVPTPGMPTPPLVHVDPTMSAPSQTAHGEAVQIEQIPAEDIEPVEALRRSRRPRAHAPDCGTGDGKIRPVRAYGRKRKDH; from the exons ATGCACACTGACCTTACATTTACACTAGAGCTTGTGGAGGAGCTAGGCCGACTTAAATTGGCGAATGCGCTTGCAGAAGCAGTTGACATTGATAGACAGGCCCCAGTTCGTGGCGGGCAACGTGGTGGGTCTCGTGGGGGTGGACATCGTGGAGGTGGTCAAGCTGGTCGCAGCCGTACGACCGAGTCGGCTCCCATCTACGAGGAAGGGAATGAGGAGGGTGTAGAAGAGGCATGGCTTGGCACTGATTGGGTACTGTCTGATGACGACGGCAGGACACCGCGATGCACGCCTGGCGATGGTGCTGGGCCATCCCATAGCGTCGATCATCAGGGCACTGTTCCAGCCCACACTACATCCCATGGTGCTAGCACGGACTTTGAGGGCCCTCCTCGTATGTCGCCCCCAGTTTTCAGTGGATCTGCCCATGATGGTGGATGCATATTTGTCCCCACACCAGGCATGCCCACCCCACCTCTAGTGCATGTGGACCCCACCATGTCAGCTCCATCTCAAACCGCCCACGGAGAGGCTGTACAGATTGAGCAGATACCGGCTGAGGACATTGAGCCGGTGGAGGCTTTGCGGAGATCGCGACGCCCGCGTGCGCATGCTCCCGATTGCGGGACCGGTGATG GTAAGATTAGACCTGTTAGGGCATATGGGCGGAAACGAAAAGATCATTAA